The DNA region CTGGGGCCGCGTCCCCGGTGGTGCTCCTGGACAGGACGACATGGCCCGCGATCCGGCCGTCCAGTTCCGCCACCCACGCTGCGAGAAACCAGGGACGCGCCAGCCACTCGGCGGCATCCTCGGGCCAGTTGACCGGGTATCCGTCACGCTCGTGGACCTGTGCCAGCAGGTGGACGCAGGCGTCGAGGTCTCGGTCGGTCCGGGGCCTGACACACCGGCCCGCCTTGGCACCCGGCCTGCTGTCGATGTGGCTCTCGCTCGTCATCGGGGAATGCAAACACATCCCACCGACTGCGACCAGCCGGTTTCGGAGAGGCCCGCAGCGACGGATCGCAGCGCTCGACGGCGCCCCCACGGCATCCCTGACCGCCCCTGACGTAGCGCAAGGCAGCTGCGTTCCGGACGTTCCCCGTGAACTGCAAAGGGCCGCGGGCACTACGGGTTCCGTCGCGCCGGATCGGCGGCAGATACGGTACGCATGGCCAAGGGACTCGGCCTGATCACCTCCGGCCTTCTGAGCTGCTCGCCGAACTGATGCCCGAGCCGATACGGCGTCAGGCGTGCGACGACTTCGCTCGAATCCCCCTTGCAACAGCCCCGCTCAACTGACCATGGAAATCGCGGGCGAACAGCCGAACTGATCATCGATCCAAGTCCAATGACGAATCGATGCCGGCATTCAAGAGCCTGCATGGTGAAGGCTGTCCTCGCCCTTCACCATGCATCAACATGCGGTTGGAAATCGCTCAGGGAAGGGATTACGGTGAACGCTCTATCTTTGGCGAAGGGATCGATATTGTGGGGGACAGCCGACTGGGACTCGTGATGGTCCACGGGCTGATGTCCGGGCCGAAGGCATGGGAGCCGTTGCGCGAACTAATCGCCGCGGACCGGGGTCTCGGATTCGTCGAACCGCTGACGTTCGAGTACGCGACCGGGCTACTGTCGGTCCATCCGTTGCAGGTATTCCCCTCGATCGATACGGTCGCCGACAGCCTCAAGGAGTACCTGGCCACGGAAGCCGGTGCGTTCGACCAGCTGCTGCTGGTCACCCACAGTCAGGGCGGACTGGTGGCCCAGCGCTATCTGGCCCGCATGCTCCACGACGGCAGGGGTGGCGAACTCGCCCGGATCCAGCGCCTGGTCATGCTTGCATGTCCTAGCAACGGCTCCGAATTGCTGCTCTCCTTGCGGCGGCGTGTATTAGGCGGGCGCCATCCGCAAGAGGGAGATCTCCGCCCGCTGAACGACCAGGTCAACGCGACCCTGCGCACGATCGTGCGTGATGTCGTGCACGCCACCGCGGTCACCGACCGAACCTGTCCCATTCCGGTGTCGGTGTACGCGGGTGAGAGCGATGGCGTGGTGTCCCGCGCCTCGGCACAGTCCGTCTTCCCCGACAGTTCCGCCCTGCCGGGCGACCACTCCGGCATCCTCAAGGCCGATTCGCCCCAGCACCGGACGTTCACCGCTCTTCGCCGTCTCATCCTCGCCACGCGCAGCGAACCGTACGTACCCGTGCCGGAACCGGAGGCGAGGCCCGACTCGGCGGGGCTCATCACACTTGCCCCAGCCGCGGAAGAGCGTCCCGGGAAGCGGCGGGGCCGGGCGACCGCGATCGCCTCGGTCGCCGCTTTGGCGGCTATCGCCTCGGTCCTGCGTTTCGCCCCGATGCCCTGGGAATCGAGCACCGATTCGAACGCCTCGAACCCGGCGCAGACCGACCCCAAACCGCTCGATGAGCTTTCAGACACAGAAAGGGTATTCATCTTCGGTATCGATAAAAACCCCAGAGCTGAATACGTGAGGGTTTACGACGACCAGACTTTTGATTTCTGGTGGAACGTCAAATTCGATCAGGACGGACTTCTGCACAACGATGGCCGCGGGAAGAACTCGTACAAGCCTGCGTCCGGCTCGAAGGGTGCTGCGTTACGCTTTGGCAACATCGACGGTGACGGTCGGCCCGACTGCATCGTGGTCGACAAGGCCGGCGGGGTGACCGTCCACACCTGGATCGAAAATAACTCCAGCGGCACCCGTATGTGCATGGAAGAGTACACCGGCGACTCCGACGTCACCCCGGGCGATCATCTTGACAATGTAAAAGACATCAAGGAGATCCAGTTCGCCGACATCGATGGAGACGGGCTCGCCGACTACCTGCGGATCGAACCGGACGGCAGGGTGACCGTCTGGTACAACTGGAGCACGGGCAAGTACAGTCAAACGCAGGTGAGATGGTCTCCTCCCGAAGAGATCAGCCAACCCATTTCTCGAGAGGGTGAACTAAGGTTTGCCGATATCAACGGAGACGGATTCGGCGACAAGATTCTCATCACTCCCGAGGGTGGAGCTCTGGCGTGGAAAGCCAAAAGCGCCGGGACATTCGCCAAAGACACCTCTGAGATCATGAAGGACACCGGGATCCCTCCGGAGGAAATTCAGTTCGCCGACATCGACGGAGACGGGTATGCCGACTTCCTGCACGTCGACAAGAGGGGCAAGGTCCGCTCCCTCTGTGACCTCACCCCTGGCAACAAGTGCTGAACGTGTTACGGCGCGATGCCGCGGGACAGCACCCTGACCGCGCAGCAGCGGGTGGCGGACTGGGGGCTGTCCGGCGGGTCGCGCAACAGGGGTTCGTGGATGCGGAGTCGTCCGCCCCCGCTCTGCGGCAGACGTCAACCGGCCGTCCACCCTCCGTCCACGGCCAGTGCCGACCCCGTCGCGAAGGAAGCTCGGTTGCTGCACAACCACAGGGCCGCC from Streptomyces sp. NBC_01754 includes:
- a CDS encoding FG-GAP-like repeat-containing protein; translated protein: MRLEIAQGRDYGERSIFGEGIDIVGDSRLGLVMVHGLMSGPKAWEPLRELIAADRGLGFVEPLTFEYATGLLSVHPLQVFPSIDTVADSLKEYLATEAGAFDQLLLVTHSQGGLVAQRYLARMLHDGRGGELARIQRLVMLACPSNGSELLLSLRRRVLGGRHPQEGDLRPLNDQVNATLRTIVRDVVHATAVTDRTCPIPVSVYAGESDGVVSRASAQSVFPDSSALPGDHSGILKADSPQHRTFTALRRLILATRSEPYVPVPEPEARPDSAGLITLAPAAEERPGKRRGRATAIASVAALAAIASVLRFAPMPWESSTDSNASNPAQTDPKPLDELSDTERVFIFGIDKNPRAEYVRVYDDQTFDFWWNVKFDQDGLLHNDGRGKNSYKPASGSKGAALRFGNIDGDGRPDCIVVDKAGGVTVHTWIENNSSGTRMCMEEYTGDSDVTPGDHLDNVKDIKEIQFADIDGDGLADYLRIEPDGRVTVWYNWSTGKYSQTQVRWSPPEEISQPISREGELRFADINGDGFGDKILITPEGGALAWKAKSAGTFAKDTSEIMKDTGIPPEEIQFADIDGDGYADFLHVDKRGKVRSLCDLTPGNKC